One window of Saccharopolyspora phatthalungensis genomic DNA carries:
- a CDS encoding SCO1664 family protein produces the protein MRAGDPAVRELLEHGRLDVRGRLVEASNATLFCGIEADGMSAECVYKPVRGERPLWDFPDGTLAGREVASYLLSEATGWRLIPPTLLRDGPFGPGMVQLWVDTDEESQLVDIVAPDEVPDGWLSVLRAQDHRGDPVVLAHADHEQLRRLAVLDVVINNADRKGGHILHSPDGRVLGVDHGVSLNTDDKLRTVLWGWIGQLLPAETIDRLSELRALMEGALSAELAEHITPKEVQAVNARIERLLEAGAFPAPSGEWPAIPWPAF, from the coding sequence GTGCGCGCCGGTGATCCCGCGGTTCGCGAGCTGCTCGAGCACGGCCGGTTGGACGTGCGGGGGCGGCTGGTGGAGGCGTCCAACGCGACCCTGTTCTGCGGGATCGAGGCCGACGGAATGTCCGCCGAGTGCGTCTACAAGCCGGTGCGCGGCGAGCGCCCGCTGTGGGATTTCCCGGACGGCACGCTGGCCGGCCGGGAGGTCGCGTCCTACCTGCTTTCCGAGGCCACCGGCTGGCGGCTGATCCCGCCGACGCTGCTGCGCGACGGCCCGTTCGGGCCGGGCATGGTGCAGCTCTGGGTGGACACCGACGAGGAATCCCAGTTGGTCGACATCGTCGCCCCGGACGAGGTTCCGGACGGCTGGCTGTCGGTACTTCGCGCCCAGGACCACCGCGGCGACCCGGTCGTGCTGGCGCACGCCGACCACGAGCAGCTACGGCGGCTGGCGGTGCTGGACGTCGTGATCAACAACGCCGACCGCAAGGGTGGGCACATCCTGCACTCCCCGGACGGCCGGGTGCTGGGCGTCGATCACGGCGTGAGCCTGAACACCGACGACAAGCTGCGCACCGTGCTGTGGGGCTGGATCGGGCAGCTGTTACCGGCCGAGACCATCGACCGGCTCAGCGAGCTGCGGGCCCTGATGGAGGGCGCGCTGTCCGCTGAGCTGGCCGAACACATCACGCCGAAGGAAGTGCAGGCCGTCAACGCGCGCATCGAGCGGCTCCTGGAGGCCGGGGCCTTCCCCGCGCCGTCCGGGGAATGGCCGGCCATCCCCTGGCCCGCGTTCTGA
- a CDS encoding DUF3090 domain-containing protein: MARVIHVFRQPDRFVAGTVGEPGERTFYLQASEDVRTVSVQLEKQQVSVLAERIGALLDEVQRRFNTDLPAEPPDDLLDTDPLAVPVDEEFRVGTMGLGWDAETEAVVVELLAVTEEEIDESVVLDDTEEGPDALRVFLSPAHARAFAERAERVINAGRKPCPLCAEPLDPAGHICPRQNGYRRSEEV, encoded by the coding sequence ATGGCTCGTGTCATCCACGTCTTCCGTCAACCCGACCGATTCGTCGCCGGAACGGTCGGGGAACCAGGTGAGCGCACCTTCTACCTCCAGGCGTCGGAAGACGTCCGCACGGTGAGCGTGCAGCTCGAGAAACAGCAGGTTTCGGTGCTGGCCGAACGCATCGGCGCGCTGCTGGATGAGGTGCAGCGCCGGTTCAACACCGACCTGCCCGCCGAACCCCCGGACGACCTCCTGGACACCGACCCGCTGGCGGTGCCGGTCGACGAGGAGTTCCGGGTCGGCACCATGGGGCTCGGCTGGGACGCCGAGACCGAAGCGGTGGTCGTCGAACTGCTCGCGGTCACCGAGGAGGAGATCGACGAATCGGTGGTGCTCGACGACACCGAGGAAGGGCCCGACGCGTTGCGAGTGTTCCTCAGCCCCGCGCACGCGCGGGCGTTCGCCGAGCGCGCCGAGCGCGTCATCAACGCGGGCCGCAAACCGTGCCCGCTGTGCGCGGAACCGCTGGATCCCGCCGGGCACATCTGCCCGCGTCAGAACGGCTATCGCCGTTCGGAAGAGGTCTGA
- a CDS encoding S66 peptidase family protein — MSMRELRRPHRLHSGDTVALVAPAGPVPEDLLDAGLAQLRSWGLHARVGKHVRDRHPRLDYLAGNDADRAADLQEAWCDPEVTAVFCVRGGYGSMRILDHLDWTEMAAAGPKVLAGSSDITALHDAFATQLGLVTVFGPMLATKAFVEDEAAREHLRRTLFQPESVTILTRSSAGALVRGRARGITYGGNLSIVAGSLGAPDAPTPPERGIAMLEDVTEDPYRLDRFVTQLLRAGWFDHAAGIALGSWTECGPLADVRAVMSDLLGGLGVPIMWELGFGHCPAQRTIPLGVAAELDTDAQRLSILQPALL; from the coding sequence ATGAGCATGCGCGAACTACGTCGCCCGCACAGGCTGCACAGCGGGGACACCGTGGCACTGGTCGCCCCTGCCGGGCCGGTGCCCGAGGACCTGCTCGACGCCGGGCTGGCGCAGCTGCGCTCCTGGGGCCTGCACGCGCGGGTCGGCAAGCACGTCCGGGACCGCCATCCACGCCTGGACTATCTGGCGGGCAACGACGCCGACCGCGCCGCAGACCTGCAGGAGGCGTGGTGCGATCCGGAGGTCACTGCGGTGTTCTGCGTGCGCGGCGGCTACGGCAGCATGCGGATCCTCGACCACCTGGACTGGACGGAGATGGCCGCGGCCGGGCCGAAGGTTCTCGCCGGCTCCAGCGACATCACCGCCCTGCACGACGCGTTCGCCACCCAGCTCGGCCTGGTCACGGTGTTCGGGCCGATGCTTGCCACGAAGGCATTCGTCGAGGACGAGGCGGCGCGGGAACACCTGCGCCGCACCCTGTTCCAGCCCGAGTCGGTCACCATCCTGACGCGTTCGAGCGCGGGCGCGCTCGTGCGCGGGCGCGCGCGAGGCATCACTTATGGCGGCAACCTGAGCATCGTCGCGGGTTCCCTTGGCGCACCGGACGCGCCGACCCCGCCGGAGCGCGGCATCGCCATGCTCGAAGACGTCACGGAGGACCCGTACCGGCTGGACCGGTTCGTCACGCAGCTGCTGCGCGCGGGCTGGTTCGACCACGCCGCCGGGATCGCGCTCGGCTCGTGGACCGAGTGCGGCCCGCTGGCGGACGTGCGCGCGGTGATGTCGGACCTGCTAGGTGGTCTGGGAGTGCCGATCATGTGGGAACTCGGTTTCGGCCACTGCCCGGCCCAGCGCACCATCCCGCTCGGGGTGGCCGCCGAGCTGGACACCGACGCCCAGCGCCTATCGATCCTGCAACCGGCTCTGCTCTAG
- a CDS encoding uridine kinase has product MHVRPISPDLLAAELVARIDALPGRWARVAVDGAPAAETGDFADALVEPLRILGREVVRVRMADYLRPASLRLEHGHHDPDSFYESWFDFKALTREVLFPLSPKGNGQVLPAFWDAEADRSPRLPRTTLPNRGVAIVDGPLLLGAGLAFDFTVHLWLPEAALRRRTPEPDHWTLPAYHRYAEEATPERLADYVVRADRPGHPAVIDSLD; this is encoded by the coding sequence ATGCACGTCCGCCCCATCTCCCCGGACCTGCTGGCGGCGGAGCTGGTGGCACGCATCGACGCGCTGCCGGGCCGCTGGGCCCGGGTGGCGGTGGACGGCGCACCCGCCGCCGAAACCGGCGACTTCGCCGACGCCTTGGTCGAGCCACTGCGGATACTGGGGCGCGAAGTGGTCCGGGTGCGCATGGCGGACTACCTCCGCCCGGCTTCGCTGCGGCTGGAGCACGGCCACCACGACCCGGATTCGTTCTACGAGAGCTGGTTCGACTTCAAGGCCCTGACCCGGGAGGTGCTGTTTCCGTTGTCCCCCAAGGGCAACGGCCAGGTCCTACCGGCCTTCTGGGACGCCGAGGCGGATCGCTCTCCCCGCCTGCCCCGCACCACCCTCCCGAACCGAGGAGTGGCCATTGTGGACGGTCCGCTGCTGCTCGGCGCGGGCCTGGCCTTCGACTTCACGGTCCACCTGTGGCTACCGGAAGCCGCCCTGCGGAGGCGAACCCCGGAACCCGACCACTGGACCCTGCCCGCCTACCACCGCTACGCCGAAGAAGCGACCCCGGAACGCCTCGCGGACTACGTGGTCCGAGCAGATCGGCCAGGCCACCCGGCCGTCATAGACAGCCTGGACTGA
- a CDS encoding ABC transporter ATP-binding protein has translation MSPILQLRDVSVAYRGAEDASVRGVSLSLGEGETLGLAGESGCGKTTLAMSVLRLLPKSARIGGEILLDGKDVREMSFGQLRAARWASASVVFQGAMHALNPVRTIGDQIAEPIKLHGQANGDLRERVAELLAQVELPADRADAYPHELSGGQKQRVMIAMALACEPRLVIADEPTTALDVVVQAQILELMGRLVAERGIALMMISHDLSVLSASCARLAVMYQGQVVEHGPSQQVMTHPRHAHSQALASAFPTVGDPRFRLTAGASSGSALLSAQDVSVDFTSRSGQAVRAVRGVDLEVGENEIVALVGQSGSGKTTLARTLLGLQRPTGGAVRFDGVPLPTGSAGLREYRKQVQLVLQDPTGALNPRHTVYEAVAEGLRIHGITDDEQGRVAAALEAAELRPAEKFFGRLPQELSGGQRQRVVIAGALVLEPRVLVADEPVASLDATVRGEILALLLRLRVERGLSTLVITHDLGLAWNIADRVAVMYRGELVEVGAVEQVLLAPQHDYTQNLLAAVPAVERRVA, from the coding sequence GTGAGTCCGATTCTGCAACTGCGCGATGTGTCGGTGGCCTATCGGGGTGCCGAGGACGCCTCGGTCCGGGGCGTGAGCCTGAGCCTCGGCGAGGGCGAAACCCTCGGCCTGGCAGGGGAATCCGGCTGCGGCAAGACGACGCTGGCGATGTCGGTGCTGCGGCTGCTGCCGAAGTCGGCGCGCATCGGCGGCGAGATACTGCTGGACGGCAAGGACGTTCGCGAGATGTCGTTCGGGCAGCTGCGCGCGGCGCGGTGGGCGAGCGCCTCGGTGGTGTTCCAGGGCGCGATGCACGCGCTGAACCCGGTGCGCACCATCGGCGACCAGATCGCCGAGCCGATCAAGCTGCACGGCCAGGCCAACGGCGATCTGCGCGAGCGGGTCGCGGAGCTGCTCGCGCAGGTGGAGCTGCCCGCGGACCGGGCCGACGCCTACCCGCACGAGCTCTCCGGCGGGCAGAAGCAGCGGGTGATGATCGCGATGGCGCTGGCCTGCGAGCCACGGCTGGTCATCGCCGACGAGCCGACCACGGCGCTGGACGTGGTGGTGCAAGCCCAGATCTTGGAGCTGATGGGGCGGCTGGTCGCCGAGCGCGGCATCGCGCTGATGATGATCAGCCACGACCTGTCGGTGCTGTCGGCCAGCTGTGCCCGGCTGGCGGTGATGTACCAGGGCCAGGTCGTCGAGCACGGTCCGTCGCAGCAGGTGATGACGCACCCGCGGCACGCACACAGCCAGGCGCTGGCCAGCGCCTTCCCGACGGTCGGTGATCCGCGCTTCCGGCTCACCGCCGGGGCGTCGAGCGGTTCGGCGCTGCTGAGCGCGCAAGACGTTTCGGTCGATTTCACCAGCCGTTCCGGGCAGGCCGTGCGCGCGGTGCGCGGGGTGGACCTGGAGGTCGGCGAGAACGAGATCGTCGCCTTGGTCGGCCAGTCCGGCTCCGGCAAGACGACCTTGGCCCGGACGTTGCTGGGACTCCAGCGGCCGACCGGTGGGGCGGTGCGCTTCGATGGCGTGCCACTGCCCACCGGCAGCGCCGGGTTGCGCGAGTACCGCAAGCAGGTGCAGCTGGTGCTGCAGGACCCGACCGGAGCGCTCAACCCCCGGCATACGGTTTACGAAGCGGTGGCGGAAGGATTGCGCATTCACGGCATCACCGACGACGAGCAGGGGCGAGTCGCGGCGGCGCTGGAGGCGGCGGAGCTGCGGCCGGCGGAGAAGTTCTTCGGCCGCCTGCCGCAGGAGCTCTCGGGCGGTCAGCGCCAGCGCGTGGTGATCGCCGGTGCGCTGGTGCTGGAGCCGCGGGTGCTGGTCGCCGACGAGCCGGTGGCGTCGCTGGATGCGACCGTGCGCGGCGAGATCCTGGCGCTGCTGCTGCGGCTACGCGTCGAACGGGGGCTGTCGACCCTGGTGATCACCCACGACCTCGGCCTGGCCTGGAACATCGCCGACCGGGTGGCGGTGATGTACCGGGGCGAACTCGTCGAAGTCGGTGCCGTGGAACAGGTTCTGCTCGCACCCCAGCACGACTACACACAGAACCTGCTGGCAGCGGTCCCCGCGGTGGAGCGCCGCGTGGCGTGA
- a CDS encoding ABC transporter permease, which translates to MTAAAGQIIWARRKARADEAWRVFRADRAGLAGLVLLVAAAALALLAPLLSDSSGLDVTRATGEPLRAPSGDFWLGTDESGRSVLLLTWWGARVSLVVGLSAALLSVLIGTVVGVLAAHFGGWTSRVLLRFTDFFLVLPSLVLAIALSTVLDRGLWTIVLAIGVTSWPATARMVRAQTLTIETRPYIERARALGAGHRHVIGRHVLPAVLPLVFANTTLSVASAIIAESTLSFLGLGDPSRVSWGSMLKSAMDTGAVTGGAWWYLLPPGVGIVVVVLSFTLCGRALETVFNPRLRGRR; encoded by the coding sequence ATGACGGCCGCCGCCGGACAGATCATCTGGGCCCGCCGCAAAGCCCGCGCGGACGAGGCGTGGCGCGTCTTCCGCGCGGACCGGGCCGGGTTGGCGGGCCTGGTGCTGCTGGTCGCGGCAGCCGCGCTGGCGCTGCTCGCGCCGCTGCTCAGCGACTCCAGCGGCCTGGACGTCACGCGCGCGACCGGCGAGCCGTTGCGGGCGCCCAGCGGGGACTTCTGGCTCGGCACCGATGAATCCGGTCGTTCGGTGCTGCTGCTGACCTGGTGGGGCGCGCGGGTGTCGCTCGTCGTGGGCCTGTCCGCGGCTCTGTTGTCGGTGCTGATCGGCACCGTGGTCGGGGTGCTCGCGGCGCACTTCGGCGGCTGGACGTCGCGCGTGCTCCTGCGCTTCACCGACTTCTTCCTGGTGCTGCCGTCACTGGTGCTGGCCATCGCACTGTCCACTGTGCTCGATCGCGGGCTGTGGACGATCGTGCTGGCCATCGGGGTGACTTCCTGGCCGGCGACGGCCCGGATGGTGCGCGCCCAGACGCTGACCATCGAGACCCGCCCGTACATCGAGCGGGCGCGCGCGCTGGGGGCCGGACATCGCCACGTCATCGGCCGCCACGTGCTGCCGGCCGTGCTGCCGTTGGTGTTCGCCAACACCACGCTGTCGGTGGCCAGCGCGATCATCGCCGAGTCGACGCTGTCGTTCCTGGGACTGGGCGATCCGAGCCGGGTGTCGTGGGGCTCGATGCTGAAGTCCGCGATGGACACCGGCGCGGTCACCGGTGGCGCGTGGTGGTACCTGCTGCCGCCGGGTGTCGGGATCGTGGTGGTGGTGCTCAGCTTCACGCTGTGCGGGCGTGCTCTGGAGACCGTGTTCAATCCGAGGCTGCGGGGGCGACGGTGA
- a CDS encoding ABC transporter permease has translation MSELLATVAEPAPPSGGGRRTARYLGSKLGDGLVSLFLVAVLGFFLFRVMPGDPVRTMTRGAPVSEQQIAALRERFGLDQPVWKQFLDFLGNLLRGDLGTSYTYSRPVGELILERIGPTVLLVGTATGIAVLLGLWMGARAAWRHGGAFDKTSTSIALTLWSVPTFWLGLIVLMVFGVGVGVIPGLFPVGGISSPDLPAGLLPQILDVAHHLVLPVLTMVAVIYAEYLMVMRSSLLEEMGEDYLTTARAKGLREDLVRRRHAVPNALLPTVTLIFLRLGLVVAGAITVETVFSWPGLGLLTYEALRVPDLPLLQGIFIVLAGSVVVMNVLADVLHRVLDPRVRES, from the coding sequence GTGTCCGAACTACTCGCGACCGTTGCAGAACCGGCCCCGCCGTCCGGCGGTGGCCGCCGGACGGCTCGCTACCTGGGCAGCAAGCTCGGCGACGGCCTGGTGAGCCTGTTCCTGGTGGCGGTGCTGGGGTTCTTCCTGTTCCGGGTGATGCCCGGCGACCCGGTGCGCACCATGACGCGCGGCGCGCCGGTCAGCGAGCAGCAGATCGCCGCGCTGCGCGAGCGGTTCGGCCTGGACCAACCGGTGTGGAAGCAGTTCCTGGACTTCCTGGGCAACCTGCTGCGCGGTGATCTGGGCACGTCCTACACCTACAGCCGACCGGTGGGCGAGCTGATCCTCGAACGCATCGGCCCGACCGTGCTGCTGGTGGGCACTGCGACCGGGATCGCCGTGCTGCTGGGGCTGTGGATGGGGGCTCGCGCGGCGTGGCGGCACGGCGGCGCCTTCGACAAGACCTCGACCTCGATCGCGCTGACGCTGTGGTCGGTGCCGACGTTCTGGCTCGGGCTGATCGTGCTGATGGTCTTCGGCGTCGGGGTCGGGGTGATCCCGGGCCTGTTCCCGGTCGGCGGGATCTCCTCGCCGGACCTCCCGGCGGGGCTGCTGCCGCAGATCCTCGACGTCGCACACCACCTGGTGCTGCCCGTGCTGACCATGGTCGCGGTGATTTACGCCGAGTACCTGATGGTGATGCGCTCGTCGCTGCTGGAGGAGATGGGCGAGGACTACCTGACCACCGCCCGAGCCAAGGGCCTGCGCGAGGACCTGGTGCGCCGCAGGCACGCGGTGCCCAACGCCCTGCTGCCCACCGTCACGCTGATCTTCCTGCGGCTGGGTCTGGTGGTGGCCGGCGCGATCACGGTGGAGACGGTGTTCTCCTGGCCCGGCCTGGGCCTGCTGACCTACGAGGCGCTGCGGGTGCCGGACCTGCCGCTGCTACAAGGCATTTTCATCGTGCTTGCGGGGAGCGTGGTGGTGATGAACGTACTGGCCGATGTGCTCCACCGGGTGCTCGATCCGAGGGTGCGGGAATCATGA
- a CDS encoding ABC transporter substrate-binding protein, whose translation MGRRLAALWAVLLVGLLAPMPASAQDDGARPEGATLRIGLQQQIDSLNPFLGYSLAASDILRVIYPTLTTYSPEDFSVKPELAEGWTSSPDKLTWTFHIRPGVKWSDGQPVTAHDAAYTFNRMMTDPAASTANGNFVKNFDTVTAPDDATLVIRTKTPQATMLAIDAPIVPEHVWSKIADVANFANDQMPVVGSGPFTLTGYRAERDVTLTANPNFWRGPPKVAKLQFVQYKNSDAAVQALRKGDVDVVQKLTPAQFNALAGKADIKQVRGHGRRFFELVLNPGATNSENQPIGTGNPALKDVRVRQAIDRAIDKNVLVDRVLGGYGQAGGGYLPPIFHDFHWTPPKPRTFDPAAANRMLDEAGYARGADGIRRTPQGEPLNLKFVLHGGESYDAQVGEFVKRWLADLAINVELQPVSDNQLNDRTTAGDFDMVISGWSANPDPDYVLRLQTCGARPDPNGGGNVDSYLCDQQYDDLYHRQLAEFDPAKRVELVKQAQARFYDQATGLILFYQNSLEAYRADRFSGFTRQPKTDGVVVAQQGYWGYYGAQPTEAAMSGSSGTDYTSVALVLGGVVVFVGAAVTLVVARRRATADFRE comes from the coding sequence GTGGGCAGACGACTCGCCGCGCTCTGGGCTGTGCTGCTGGTCGGCTTATTGGCGCCGATGCCGGCATCGGCGCAGGACGACGGCGCGCGCCCGGAGGGGGCGACGTTGCGGATCGGGCTGCAGCAGCAGATCGACTCGTTGAACCCGTTCCTGGGTTACTCGTTGGCCGCCAGCGACATCCTCCGGGTCATCTACCCGACGCTGACCACCTACAGCCCCGAGGACTTCTCGGTGAAGCCGGAGCTGGCCGAGGGCTGGACGTCCTCCCCGGACAAACTCACCTGGACATTCCACATCCGGCCCGGCGTCAAGTGGTCCGACGGGCAGCCGGTGACCGCCCACGACGCCGCCTACACGTTCAACCGGATGATGACCGATCCGGCCGCGAGCACCGCCAACGGCAACTTCGTGAAGAACTTCGACACCGTGACCGCCCCGGACGACGCCACATTGGTGATCCGCACCAAGACCCCGCAGGCCACGATGCTGGCCATCGACGCGCCGATCGTGCCCGAGCACGTGTGGTCGAAGATCGCCGACGTCGCGAACTTCGCCAACGACCAGATGCCGGTGGTCGGCAGCGGGCCGTTCACACTCACCGGCTACCGCGCGGAGCGCGACGTCACGCTGACCGCCAACCCGAACTTCTGGCGGGGTCCGCCGAAGGTCGCCAAGTTGCAGTTCGTCCAGTATAAGAACAGCGATGCCGCGGTGCAGGCGTTGCGCAAGGGCGACGTCGACGTCGTCCAGAAGCTCACCCCGGCGCAGTTCAACGCGCTGGCCGGGAAGGCCGACATCAAGCAGGTCAGGGGCCACGGGCGGCGGTTCTTCGAACTGGTCCTCAACCCGGGCGCGACCAACAGCGAGAATCAGCCGATCGGCACCGGGAATCCGGCGCTGAAGGACGTGCGGGTGCGGCAGGCCATCGACCGGGCGATCGACAAGAACGTCCTGGTGGACCGGGTGCTCGGCGGCTACGGGCAGGCGGGCGGCGGGTACCTGCCGCCGATCTTCCACGACTTCCACTGGACGCCGCCAAAGCCGCGCACCTTCGACCCGGCCGCGGCCAACCGCATGCTCGACGAGGCCGGCTACGCCCGCGGCGCGGACGGCATCCGCCGGACCCCCCAGGGCGAGCCGCTGAACCTCAAATTCGTGCTGCACGGCGGCGAGTCCTACGACGCGCAGGTCGGGGAGTTCGTCAAGCGATGGCTGGCCGATCTCGCCATCAACGTCGAGTTGCAGCCGGTGTCGGACAACCAGCTCAACGACCGCACCACCGCCGGCGACTTCGACATGGTCATCAGCGGCTGGTCGGCCAACCCGGACCCGGACTACGTGCTGCGGCTGCAGACCTGCGGGGCCCGGCCGGACCCCAACGGCGGCGGCAACGTCGACTCCTACCTGTGCGACCAGCAGTACGACGACCTCTACCACCGGCAGCTCGCCGAGTTCGACCCGGCCAAGCGGGTCGAGCTGGTCAAGCAGGCGCAGGCCCGGTTCTACGACCAGGCGACCGGGTTGATCTTGTTCTACCAGAACTCGCTGGAGGCCTACCGGGCCGACCGCTTCAGCGGGTTCACCCGGCAGCCGAAGACCGACGGCGTGGTCGTGGCGCAACAGGGCTACTGGGGTTACTACGGCGCCCAGCCCACCGAGGCGGCGATGAGCGGCTCGTCGGGCACTGACTACACCAGTGTCGCGTTGGTGCTCGGCGGGGTCGTGGTGTTCGTCGGTGCCGCGGTGACGCTGGTGGTGGCCCGCCGCCGGGCGACCGCCGATTTCAGGGAGTGA